One Cryobacterium roopkundense genomic region harbors:
- a CDS encoding proline--tRNA ligase yields the protein MPTRLSNYFLRTLREDPSDAEVTSHRLLVRAGYIRRQAPGIFAWLPLGLRVKAKVERIVREEMAAAGAFEVHFPALLPREPYELTGRWDEYGDGLFRLQDRKGSDMLLAPTHEEVFTLLVKDLYSSYKDLPLSIYQIQDKYRDEARSRGGLLRGREFTMKDAYSFDHTDAGLDVSYQAQRDAYERIFTRFGLEYVIVQADAGAMGGSKSEEFLHPTPVGEDTFVRSAGGYAANVEAFKTLVPPSFDWAALPAAEVFDTPDTPTIQTLVDKANSEHPRPDGREWTAADTLKNVVLALVFPDGTREIVAIGVPGDRDVDLKRVEVAFAPAEVEAANEADFVKNPGLVKGYIGPWSAAGAVLGEKSATGIRFLVDPRIVAGTEWITGANESGRHVFGLVAGRDFAVDSVVEASDVRAGDPAPDGSGPVELIRGMEVGHVFQLGRKYAEVLGLKVLDENGKLVTVTMGSYGIGITRILAVIAELNNDAKGLIWPEAVAPFDVHVIATGRDEIVFETSEQVVAALEATGREVLYDDRKKVSPGVKFGDAELIGVPWIVIVGRGAADGIVELWNRSTGEREQVAAADVAAHFA from the coding sequence GTGCCTACACGTTTGTCTAACTACTTCCTCCGTACACTCCGCGAAGATCCCTCCGACGCCGAGGTAACCAGCCACCGTCTCCTCGTGCGTGCCGGGTACATCCGTCGCCAGGCTCCCGGCATCTTCGCCTGGCTGCCCCTCGGGCTGCGGGTGAAGGCAAAGGTCGAGCGGATCGTGCGTGAGGAAATGGCCGCGGCCGGCGCTTTCGAGGTGCACTTCCCTGCCCTGTTACCGCGCGAACCGTACGAGCTCACCGGGCGCTGGGACGAGTACGGCGACGGACTTTTCCGCCTGCAAGACCGCAAGGGCTCCGACATGCTGCTTGCCCCCACCCATGAAGAGGTGTTCACACTGCTGGTGAAAGACCTATACAGCAGCTACAAGGATCTTCCCCTGTCGATCTACCAGATCCAGGACAAGTACCGCGACGAGGCACGCTCCCGCGGCGGGCTGCTTCGCGGCCGTGAATTCACCATGAAAGACGCGTACTCCTTCGACCACACCGACGCCGGGCTCGACGTGAGCTATCAGGCGCAGCGCGACGCGTACGAGCGCATCTTCACCCGCTTCGGCCTCGAATACGTGATCGTGCAAGCGGATGCCGGCGCGATGGGCGGCTCAAAGAGCGAAGAGTTCCTGCACCCCACCCCCGTCGGCGAAGACACGTTCGTGCGCTCGGCCGGCGGGTACGCCGCCAACGTGGAGGCCTTCAAAACCCTCGTGCCGCCGTCCTTCGACTGGGCCGCTCTGCCCGCCGCCGAGGTGTTCGACACTCCAGACACCCCCACCATCCAGACCCTCGTAGACAAGGCGAACAGCGAGCACCCCCGCCCTGACGGCCGCGAGTGGACCGCCGCCGACACGCTCAAGAACGTGGTCCTGGCCCTCGTCTTCCCGGACGGCACCCGCGAGATCGTCGCGATCGGCGTTCCGGGCGACCGCGACGTCGACCTCAAGCGCGTCGAGGTGGCGTTCGCTCCCGCCGAGGTCGAGGCCGCCAACGAGGCGGACTTCGTCAAGAACCCCGGCCTGGTCAAGGGCTACATCGGCCCGTGGAGCGCAGCCGGCGCGGTCCTCGGCGAGAAGTCGGCCACCGGCATCCGCTTCCTGGTCGATCCCCGGATCGTTGCGGGCACCGAATGGATCACCGGCGCGAACGAGTCAGGACGTCACGTCTTCGGCCTCGTGGCCGGGCGTGACTTCGCCGTGGACTCGGTCGTAGAGGCCTCGGACGTGCGCGCCGGAGACCCGGCACCCGACGGCTCCGGGCCCGTGGAGCTCATTCGCGGTATGGAGGTCGGGCACGTCTTCCAGCTCGGTCGTAAGTATGCGGAGGTGCTCGGGCTCAAGGTTCTCGACGAGAACGGCAAGCTCGTCACCGTCACGATGGGTTCCTACGGCATCGGTATCACCCGCATCCTCGCGGTCATCGCCGAACTCAACAACGACGCTAAGGGTCTGATCTGGCCCGAGGCCGTCGCCCCGTTCGACGTTCACGTGATTGCGACCGGACGCGACGAGATCGTCTTCGAGACCTCCGAGCAGGTCGTCGCCGCACTTGAGGCCACCGGCCGCGAAGTGCTCTACGACGACCGCAAAAAGGTGTCGCCCGGAGTGAAATTCGGCGACGCCGAACTGATCGGTGTGCCGTGGATCGTCATCGTGGGCCGTGGAGCAGCCGACGGGATCGTCGAGCTGTGGAACCGCAGCACCGGGGAACGCGAACAGGTTGCCGCGGCAGACGTGGCCGCACACTTCGCCTGA
- the nusA gene encoding transcription termination factor NusA, producing MDIDLSVLRQLEREKEIPFEELVQIIEQAILTAYLKHTHPDEPTKQAALEEAGVRVVLDRKNGHVDIYVPEHDEEDNVIGEAIDNPTDFGRIAAFAAKQVINQRLRDLADDAVLGEFKGREGDIVAGIIQQGPNPRMIHVDLGSIEAIMPPEEQVPSETYVHGARIRVFVTAVGRGLKGPQITVSRTHPSLVRKLFALEVPEIASGVVEIVSLAREAGHRTKIAVRATEPGVNAKGACIGELGQRVRAVTAELNNEKIDIVDFSPDLATFVASALSPAKVTSAYVIDESIKAVRALVPDYQLSLAIGKEGQNARLAAKLTGAKIDIQPDSILEDAE from the coding sequence ATGGACATCGACCTCAGTGTTTTGCGGCAATTGGAGCGCGAGAAAGAGATTCCCTTCGAGGAACTCGTGCAGATTATTGAGCAGGCAATCCTGACGGCCTATCTGAAGCACACCCACCCGGATGAGCCCACGAAGCAGGCAGCCTTGGAAGAGGCGGGAGTACGTGTTGTACTCGACCGCAAGAATGGGCACGTAGACATCTACGTACCCGAGCACGACGAAGAAGACAATGTCATCGGCGAAGCCATCGACAACCCGACCGACTTCGGTCGCATCGCGGCTTTCGCGGCAAAACAGGTCATCAACCAGCGGCTCCGCGATCTTGCGGACGACGCTGTGCTGGGCGAATTCAAGGGACGCGAGGGCGACATCGTCGCCGGGATCATCCAGCAGGGTCCCAACCCGCGCATGATCCACGTCGACCTGGGGTCCATCGAGGCCATCATGCCGCCCGAGGAGCAGGTGCCAAGCGAGACGTACGTGCACGGCGCACGCATCCGCGTGTTCGTCACGGCGGTGGGACGTGGCCTCAAAGGCCCGCAGATCACCGTGTCGCGCACACACCCCTCGCTCGTGCGCAAGCTCTTCGCACTCGAGGTTCCGGAGATTGCGAGCGGCGTCGTGGAGATCGTGTCACTCGCCCGTGAAGCCGGGCACCGCACCAAGATCGCCGTGCGCGCGACCGAACCCGGGGTCAACGCCAAGGGCGCCTGCATCGGCGAGCTCGGCCAGCGCGTTCGCGCTGTCACCGCTGAGTTGAACAACGAAAAGATCGACATCGTCGATTTCTCGCCAGATCTGGCCACGTTTGTGGCCAGCGCGCTGTCGCCAGCCAAGGTGACGAGCGCGTACGTCATTGACGAGTCGATCAAGGCCGTTCGCGCCCTCGTTCCCGACTACCAGCTCTCTCTCGCCATCGGCAAAGAGGGCCAGAATGCACGCCTTGCGGCGAAGCTGACGGGTGCCAAAATCGACATTCAGCCGGATAGCATTCTGGAGGACGCCGAATAG
- a CDS encoding YlxR family protein, which yields MDSVRTCIGCRSRASRSSLMRIVARESEIVVDETATLPGRGAWLHPTVSCFQDAQRRRAFGRALRVTSQLDAKQLENRLTWLMDN from the coding sequence ATGGACTCCGTTAGAACGTGCATTGGATGCCGTTCTCGCGCCTCACGTTCCTCACTCATGAGGATCGTCGCCCGGGAATCAGAAATTGTGGTGGATGAAACCGCTACTCTCCCCGGGAGGGGTGCGTGGTTGCATCCGACCGTCTCGTGCTTCCAAGACGCACAGAGGCGACGCGCTTTCGGGCGTGCCCTTCGCGTGACCAGCCAGCTGGACGCGAAACAACTAGAGAACAGGCTGACTTGGCTTATGGATAACTAA
- the infB gene encoding translation initiation factor IF-2, whose amino-acid sequence MAAKPRVHEIASELGVDSKVALAKLKEMGEFVKGPSSSVEPPVARRLRAALEAESASAKAANPAAAAASATTTTAPAPGPRPSTGIKPGAMKPGVKPGARPTPGQPAAQQVATASEPAEAAEAAPVPVAPLTVAERQAQAAEKAAAAEKAAAAEKAADVTEATDGTVAPAAKTTGGSATPVKPGMPRPGAARPGNNPFASNQGMGQRPAQPPRPGNNPFASAQGMGQRPATPTPSNIPRPAAPRPGAPRPGGPGQAARPTGFGQRPGAFQRPGGAPGGAGGARPGFARPGGAPAGAPGFGPPRPAGGGAGRGRGPGGGTAGAFGRGGGKNKARKSKRTKRAEFELREAPSLGGVSVPRGDGGTVVRLRRGASITDFADKIDASPGNLVTVLFHLGEMATATESLDEATFDVLGEELGYKIQMVSPDDEDRELLLAFDIDIDQELEDETDDQLEIRPPVVTVMGHVDHGKTALLDAIRNAKVAAGEAGGITQHIGAYQVVTEHEGIDRAITFIDTPGHEAFTAMRARGAQVTDIAILVVAADDGIMPQTIEALNHAQAANVPIVVAVNKVDKPGANPQKVRQQLTEFGLVAEEYGGDVMFVDVSARNKTGIQEILDAVLLVADAGLDMRANPNKDARGVAIEAKLDKGRGAVATVLIQSGTLHVGDSIVAGTAYGRVRAMADENGQAVTAATPSRAVQVQGLSSVPRAGDTFLVIEEDRTARQIAEKREAAERNALLAKARKRISLEDFTRALEEGKVESLNLIIKGDVSGAVEALEESLLKIEVDDSVQLRIIHRGVGAVTESDVNLATVDNAIIIGFNVRPDTKARERAAREGVDVRFYSVIYSALEDIENSLTGMLKPEYEEVQSGIAEIREVFSSSKFGNVAGVIVRSGTITRNAKARVIRDGVVVGDNLGIESLRRFKDDVTEVRTDFECGIGLGKFNDIQIGDEIETIEMKEKPRV is encoded by the coding sequence GTGGCTGCGAAACCACGCGTACACGAGATCGCAAGCGAGCTCGGAGTCGACAGCAAGGTTGCCCTTGCAAAATTGAAAGAGATGGGCGAGTTCGTCAAGGGACCGTCCAGTAGCGTCGAGCCCCCGGTTGCCAGGCGGCTTCGTGCTGCCCTGGAAGCCGAGAGCGCGAGCGCCAAGGCCGCTAACCCGGCCGCCGCAGCGGCATCCGCTACGACAACCACAGCCCCGGCTCCCGGCCCGCGCCCGAGCACGGGCATCAAGCCTGGTGCCATGAAGCCTGGCGTCAAGCCTGGTGCGCGGCCTACCCCTGGGCAGCCCGCCGCTCAGCAGGTCGCCACCGCTTCCGAGCCGGCTGAGGCTGCCGAGGCTGCTCCGGTTCCCGTGGCCCCGCTGACCGTAGCGGAGCGTCAGGCGCAGGCGGCAGAGAAGGCCGCCGCAGCAGAAAAGGCAGCCGCAGCCGAGAAGGCAGCGGATGTCACCGAGGCAACCGACGGTACCGTCGCACCCGCCGCGAAGACCACGGGTGGTTCAGCCACTCCGGTCAAGCCGGGCATGCCCCGTCCGGGAGCGGCACGTCCGGGTAACAACCCGTTTGCCAGCAACCAGGGCATGGGCCAGCGTCCCGCCCAGCCGCCGCGTCCGGGTAATAACCCGTTCGCCAGCGCGCAGGGCATGGGCCAGCGTCCAGCCACGCCGACCCCCAGCAACATTCCGCGTCCGGCGGCACCTCGTCCCGGCGCACCCCGCCCCGGCGGACCCGGCCAGGCCGCGCGCCCGACCGGTTTTGGCCAGCGTCCGGGCGCCTTCCAGCGTCCCGGCGGTGCCCCGGGTGGAGCCGGTGGCGCACGCCCCGGCTTCGCTCGCCCGGGTGGAGCACCGGCCGGCGCACCCGGCTTCGGCCCGCCCCGCCCTGCAGGTGGCGGCGCAGGTCGTGGCCGTGGACCCGGCGGTGGAACCGCCGGTGCCTTCGGTCGCGGTGGTGGCAAGAACAAGGCTCGCAAGTCGAAGCGTACGAAGAGGGCCGAGTTCGAACTGCGCGAAGCCCCGTCGCTGGGTGGCGTGAGCGTACCCCGTGGGGACGGCGGAACCGTTGTGCGACTGCGCCGTGGTGCCTCCATCACAGACTTTGCCGACAAGATTGACGCGAGCCCCGGAAACCTCGTCACCGTGCTGTTCCACCTCGGTGAGATGGCTACGGCGACCGAGTCCCTCGATGAGGCCACGTTCGACGTACTGGGTGAAGAGCTCGGCTACAAGATCCAGATGGTCTCTCCTGACGATGAGGATCGCGAGCTCCTGCTCGCCTTCGACATCGACATCGACCAGGAACTCGAAGACGAAACGGACGACCAGCTCGAGATTCGTCCTCCCGTCGTCACGGTCATGGGCCACGTCGATCACGGTAAGACCGCGCTGCTCGATGCGATCCGTAACGCCAAGGTTGCAGCGGGCGAAGCCGGCGGCATCACGCAGCACATCGGTGCGTACCAGGTCGTCACCGAGCACGAGGGCATCGACCGCGCCATCACGTTCATTGATACACCGGGCCACGAGGCGTTCACCGCCATGCGTGCTCGTGGTGCTCAGGTAACTGACATCGCGATCCTCGTTGTCGCAGCGGATGACGGCATCATGCCGCAGACGATTGAGGCGCTCAACCACGCACAGGCCGCCAACGTGCCGATCGTGGTCGCAGTGAACAAGGTAGACAAGCCCGGCGCCAACCCCCAGAAGGTTCGTCAGCAGCTCACCGAGTTCGGCCTCGTCGCCGAAGAATACGGTGGAGACGTCATGTTCGTCGATGTGTCAGCGCGCAACAAGACGGGTATCCAGGAAATTCTGGACGCCGTGCTGCTCGTGGCCGACGCCGGTCTCGACATGCGCGCCAACCCCAACAAGGATGCTCGTGGTGTGGCCATCGAGGCCAAGCTCGACAAGGGCCGCGGTGCGGTTGCAACCGTGCTCATCCAGTCGGGAACGCTGCACGTCGGAGACTCGATCGTCGCCGGAACGGCCTACGGCCGCGTTCGTGCGATGGCCGACGAGAACGGCCAAGCGGTCACCGCAGCAACCCCGTCGCGCGCCGTTCAGGTGCAGGGCCTCTCAAGCGTTCCCCGCGCCGGTGATACCTTCCTCGTCATCGAGGAAGACCGCACCGCGCGTCAGATCGCCGAGAAGCGTGAAGCCGCCGAGCGCAACGCACTGCTGGCCAAGGCCCGCAAGCGCATCAGCCTGGAAGACTTCACCCGTGCACTCGAAGAGGGCAAGGTCGAGTCGCTCAACCTCATCATCAAGGGTGACGTGTCCGGTGCCGTCGAGGCATTGGAGGAGTCGCTCCTCAAGATCGAGGTCGACGATTCCGTTCAGCTGCGGATCATCCACCGTGGTGTCGGTGCGGTCACGGAGAGCGACGTCAACCTCGCCACCGTCGACAACGCCATCATCATCGGGTTCAACGTTCGCCCCGACACGAAGGCACGCGAACGTGCCGCCCGTGAAGGCGTCGACGTGCGCTTCTACTCCGTCATCTACTCCGCCCTCGAGGACATCGAGAATTCCCTCACCGGAATGCTCAAGCCCGAGTACGAAGAGGTCCAGAGTGGTATCGCCGAGATCCGCGAGGTCTTCAGCTCGTCCAAGTTCGGAAACGTCGCTGGTGTCATCGTTCGCTCCGGTACCATCACCCGAAACGCCAAGGCTCGCGTTATCCGCGACGGCGTCGTGGTGGGGGACAACCTGGGCATCGAGTCGCTGCGCCGCTTCAAGGACGATGTCACCGAGGTCCGCACGGACTTCGAGTGTGGTATCGGCCTGGGCAAGTTCAACGACATCCAGATCGGCGACGAGATCGAGACGATCGAAATGAAGGAAAAGCCGCGCGTCTAA
- the rbfA gene encoding 30S ribosome-binding factor RbfA has translation MADPERARKMADRIKVIIAKRLERGLRDPRLGFVTITDVKVTGDLQHASVFYTVYGSIEERTDSAAALKAATGMMRSEVGKNITARLTPSIEFIADGIPENAALIDDLLREAHERDTATDNSKGTATYAGDADPYKKPREYEEDDALEDDAEAAR, from the coding sequence ATGGCAGATCCGGAACGCGCGAGAAAAATGGCGGACCGCATCAAGGTCATCATCGCCAAGCGCCTTGAACGCGGTCTTCGTGACCCGCGCCTCGGCTTCGTGACGATCACCGACGTGAAGGTGACCGGCGACCTGCAACACGCCTCGGTCTTCTACACTGTCTACGGTTCCATCGAGGAGCGCACCGACAGTGCGGCGGCGCTCAAGGCAGCGACCGGCATGATGCGCAGCGAGGTGGGCAAGAACATCACCGCGCGGCTGACACCGTCGATCGAGTTCATCGCCGACGGGATTCCCGAGAACGCGGCGCTGATCGATGACCTGCTCCGTGAGGCGCACGAACGCGACACTGCGACCGATAACAGCAAGGGCACCGCAACGTACGCCGGCGATGCTGACCCGTACAAGAAGCCGCGTGAGTACGAGGAAGACGACGCCCTCGAAGACGACGCCGAAGCTGCACGGTAG
- a CDS encoding A/G-specific adenine glycosylase — protein sequence MTNTDGTLSGDLTEWFRGHARDLPWRRAGFSAWGVLVSEFMLQQTPVARVIPRLEEWLERWPTPAHLAAVPPSEAVRAWASLGYPRRALWLHTAAVQIVDLHGGRVPDDVDTLLALTGVGDYTARAVAAFAYGHRHPVVDTNTRRVIARAVDGNGEAGPPNRTRDLDAMAALLPQDRADAAVFNAATMELGAVVCTSRNPRCDDCPIRDACQWRARGYPPYDGPRKVVQKKFEGSDRQVRGLIMAELRSTHRPVTVAEIEGLWPDAAQRERALAGLIVDGLAVNAPSGGYTLPG from the coding sequence ATGACCAACACCGACGGCACCCTGAGCGGCGACCTCACCGAGTGGTTCCGCGGCCACGCCAGGGACCTGCCGTGGCGCCGTGCCGGCTTCTCGGCCTGGGGTGTGCTGGTGAGCGAGTTCATGCTGCAGCAGACCCCCGTGGCCCGAGTCATCCCCCGGTTGGAGGAATGGCTTGAGCGCTGGCCGACACCGGCGCACCTGGCCGCAGTGCCGCCGAGCGAGGCCGTGCGTGCCTGGGCCAGCCTCGGGTATCCGCGCCGCGCCCTGTGGTTGCACACGGCCGCAGTACAGATCGTCGACCTCCACGGGGGCAGAGTGCCCGACGACGTCGACACCCTGCTGGCACTCACCGGCGTCGGCGATTACACAGCCAGAGCCGTGGCCGCCTTTGCCTATGGCCATCGGCATCCGGTCGTCGACACGAACACCCGACGGGTGATCGCCCGCGCGGTCGACGGAAACGGCGAGGCTGGCCCGCCGAACCGTACGCGCGACCTCGATGCGATGGCGGCCCTGCTTCCGCAGGACCGCGCGGACGCGGCCGTGTTCAACGCCGCCACGATGGAGCTGGGCGCCGTCGTGTGCACGAGCCGCAATCCGCGTTGCGACGACTGTCCCATTCGTGACGCCTGCCAGTGGCGAGCCAGGGGCTATCCCCCGTACGACGGTCCCCGCAAGGTCGTGCAGAAGAAATTCGAGGGCAGTGACCGGCAGGTTCGCGGTCTCATCATGGCCGAACTCCGGTCCACGCACCGCCCCGTCACCGTTGCGGAAATCGAGGGGCTCTGGCCGGATGCCGCCCAGCGCGAACGAGCCCTCGCTGGCCTCATCGTCGACGGTCTCGCCGTCAACGCTCCGTCCGGCGGGTACACCCTTCCTGGCTAG
- a CDS encoding IS1380 family transposase, with protein sequence MQVSHTNRAVSASFTDPNLVSSAGLVPIMKLAARAGLATLADQWLSVPTDKGANAGLKVTSLVGGMVAGADSIDDLAILRHGGMRKIFSNCYAPSTLGSFLRAFTFGHVRQLDAVASRFVRGLAAETPLLVHDTDGYMFLDVDDTIIEVHGHQKEGSGYGYSGVRGLNAILATVKTDVSAPIIIGQRLRRGACGSPRGAARLIRDALATIKRLRGAGKARVLFRADSAFYGHASISAALKAGADVSVTARMDPAIKRAIGTIPGAAWTAIEYTNAIYDEGSKTWISNAEVAEVPFTAFTSRKKSEHITGRLAVRRIPELNKKNLDQPTLFDTHRFHAFFTTSTLDTVTADKTHRAHAAIELVNSDLKSSALAHLPSGVFTANAAWLVMAVMAFNLTRAAATIAGNGLSRSTTATIRRKLVSVPARISTSARRVTLHLPEHWPWEKPWTALFTKNFRPQQPAPT encoded by the coding sequence ATGCAAGTTTCCCACACCAACCGCGCCGTTTCTGCATCATTCACCGACCCGAATCTCGTGTCGTCGGCGGGCTTGGTCCCGATCATGAAATTAGCCGCCCGTGCGGGGTTGGCGACCTTGGCCGATCAGTGGCTGAGCGTCCCCACCGACAAGGGCGCCAACGCCGGTCTGAAAGTCACGTCTCTGGTCGGCGGCATGGTCGCCGGCGCGGACTCCATCGACGACCTCGCCATTCTTCGTCACGGCGGCATGCGGAAAATCTTCAGCAACTGCTACGCGCCGTCAACGTTGGGGTCGTTTCTGCGCGCGTTCACGTTCGGTCACGTCCGGCAGCTCGACGCCGTCGCTTCCCGCTTCGTGCGGGGCCTGGCCGCGGAAACTCCGTTGCTCGTGCACGACACCGACGGCTACATGTTCCTCGACGTCGACGACACCATCATCGAAGTTCACGGCCACCAGAAGGAAGGCTCCGGCTACGGGTACTCCGGGGTGCGCGGCCTCAACGCGATCCTCGCGACAGTCAAGACGGACGTATCGGCGCCGATCATCATCGGCCAGCGACTCCGGCGCGGTGCCTGCGGATCACCGCGCGGCGCGGCCCGTCTGATCCGTGACGCCCTCGCCACGATCAAACGGCTCCGCGGAGCGGGAAAAGCACGCGTGCTCTTTCGTGCCGACTCAGCGTTCTACGGGCACGCCTCCATCAGCGCAGCCCTCAAAGCCGGCGCCGACGTTTCGGTCACTGCCCGGATGGACCCCGCCATCAAACGAGCGATCGGAACGATCCCCGGCGCTGCCTGGACCGCAATTGAATACACCAACGCCATCTATGACGAAGGCAGCAAAACATGGATCAGTAACGCCGAAGTCGCCGAGGTCCCGTTCACCGCGTTCACCTCGCGCAAGAAGAGCGAGCACATCACCGGGCGCTTGGCCGTGCGGCGGATCCCGGAACTGAACAAGAAAAACCTCGACCAGCCAACCCTGTTCGACACCCACCGATTCCACGCCTTTTTCACCACCAGCACCCTCGACACCGTCACCGCCGACAAAACCCACCGCGCCCACGCGGCGATCGAGCTCGTGAATTCCGACCTCAAAAGCAGCGCCCTGGCGCACCTACCCTCCGGTGTATTCACCGCCAACGCCGCCTGGCTGGTCATGGCCGTCATGGCGTTTAACCTCACCCGCGCCGCCGCGACGATCGCGGGAAACGGTCTCAGCCGATCGACCACCGCAACGATCCGCCGGAAACTTGTCAGCGTCCCCGCACGAATCTCAACCTCGGCGCGGCGCGTGACATTGCACCTGCCCGAACACTGGCCTTGGGAGAAACCCTGGACGGCCCTGTTCACAAAGAACTTCCGGCCCCAACAACCCGCCCCCACCTGA
- a CDS encoding ketopantoate reductase family protein, with amino-acid sequence MRIAVIGAGALGGLFATLLEGAGHDVTVTARGAALSAIRADGIRLTGGFGDSHAHPRALERLTETPELALVCTKAQDAERAITDNAELLNGCPVIVVQNGLDGVRTAERILPNSDCFGLLVIVAANYTEPGHVTVTTVAPSYLGRGTGAVDGTTLRWQAILGPALHTRSLDNFVGAQWTKLVVNMLNALPAITGLSVQDVVGSAPLRRVLTASMRETVQSAVKRGVRFGSLQKLSNRRLRLFSHLPLWAGQVLPLRMRARMGGVPNLGSTLQSLNRGQRTEIDYLNGAVVREAALAGLPAPINALLTALVHEVEASGTHLTPAQVLARFAAL; translated from the coding sequence GTGAGGATAGCGGTGATCGGCGCGGGCGCCCTGGGCGGGCTCTTCGCGACCCTGCTTGAGGGCGCGGGACATGACGTCACCGTGACCGCCAGAGGTGCCGCGCTCTCCGCGATACGGGCCGACGGCATCCGTTTGACGGGCGGTTTCGGTGATTCACACGCGCATCCGCGCGCCCTCGAACGACTCACGGAGACTCCGGAGCTGGCGCTCGTGTGCACCAAGGCCCAGGACGCCGAGCGGGCCATTACCGACAATGCCGAGTTGCTCAACGGATGCCCCGTGATCGTCGTGCAGAACGGCCTCGACGGAGTGCGCACCGCCGAACGGATCCTCCCCAACTCTGACTGCTTCGGACTGCTCGTGATTGTGGCCGCGAATTACACGGAACCGGGGCACGTGACGGTAACCACCGTCGCCCCGAGCTATCTGGGGCGCGGCACGGGTGCCGTCGACGGCACGACCCTGCGTTGGCAGGCCATTCTCGGCCCAGCGCTTCACACCCGCTCACTGGATAATTTCGTTGGCGCGCAGTGGACAAAGCTCGTGGTCAACATGCTCAACGCCCTGCCCGCGATCACGGGTCTGAGCGTTCAGGATGTCGTCGGCAGCGCGCCGCTCCGACGCGTACTGACGGCCAGCATGCGCGAGACCGTGCAGAGTGCCGTGAAGCGAGGCGTGCGCTTCGGGTCGCTGCAGAAGCTCTCCAACCGACGCCTGCGCCTGTTCTCCCATCTGCCGCTCTGGGCCGGCCAGGTCCTGCCCCTGCGCATGCGCGCCCGGATGGGAGGCGTGCCCAACCTCGGCTCCACACTGCAGAGCCTCAACCGCGGGCAGCGCACCGAGATCGACTACCTCAACGGTGCAGTCGTGCGCGAGGCCGCTCTCGCCGGCCTGCCGGCGCCGATCAACGCCTTGCTCACGGCTCTCGTGCACGAAGTCGAAGCGAGCGGCACGCACCTCACCCCCGCCCAAGTTCTGGCCCGATTCGCTGCTCTCTAA
- the truB gene encoding tRNA pseudouridine(55) synthase TruB has translation MTSGLLLIDKAQGWTSHDAVARTRRLAGTRKVGHAGTLDPMATGLLVLGVNSSTRLLTFVVGLDKEYLATIRLGAATTTDDAEGEEITRSPAEAVAAIHAEAIAAGIAALTGDISQQPSAVSAIKVDGKRAYARVRAGEDVQLAERPVTVSSFELLSSTSVDGFLDLDVRVTCGSGTYIRALARDLGAGLGVGAHLTRLRRTRIGPFRIEDACLLDDLDVATAIISPTDAATRVLDRLDLSAQQAIDLGHGKRIAVTVVPGHSGPIAAIAPDGRLVGLVEVRGTTAKSILNFPADEPAVPATPVTPADASGESA, from the coding sequence GTGACCAGCGGCCTTCTCCTCATTGACAAGGCGCAGGGCTGGACCAGCCATGACGCCGTAGCCCGAACGCGCCGACTTGCCGGTACGCGCAAGGTCGGCCATGCCGGCACCCTCGATCCGATGGCGACGGGCCTGCTCGTGCTCGGCGTCAACAGCTCCACCCGGCTGCTCACATTCGTGGTCGGCCTCGACAAGGAATATCTGGCCACGATCCGCCTGGGCGCCGCAACGACCACTGATGACGCTGAGGGTGAGGAAATCACCCGCTCCCCGGCCGAGGCCGTTGCCGCCATCCATGCGGAGGCGATCGCGGCGGGCATCGCCGCCCTGACCGGCGATATCAGTCAGCAGCCCAGCGCCGTGAGCGCCATCAAGGTCGACGGCAAGCGTGCCTACGCCAGGGTTCGTGCGGGCGAAGACGTGCAACTGGCCGAGCGGCCCGTCACGGTGAGTTCCTTCGAGCTTCTCTCGAGCACGTCGGTCGACGGTTTCCTCGACCTTGACGTTCGCGTCACCTGCGGGTCCGGTACGTACATTCGCGCCCTGGCACGCGACCTCGGCGCAGGACTCGGCGTGGGCGCCCACCTCACTCGCCTGCGTCGCACGCGCATCGGCCCGTTTCGCATTGAAGACGCGTGCCTGCTCGACGATCTGGATGTGGCCACCGCCATCATCTCTCCCACGGATGCCGCCACTCGCGTGCTCGACCGGCTCGACCTCAGCGCGCAGCAGGCCATCGATCTCGGTCACGGGAAGCGCATCGCGGTCACTGTGGTGCCGGGTCACAGCGGCCCCATCGCCGCCATCGCCCCGGACGGACGCCTCGTGGGACTCGTCGAGGTGCGGGGCACGACGGCCAAGTCCATCCTCAATTTTCCGGCGGACGAGCCCGCCGTTCCTGCAACGCCCGTCACGCCCGCCGACGCTTCGGGGGAGTCGGCATGA